The segment GCCAAGCTGGACAGCGAAAGCTTCAAGCTGACCGTCACCGCCGGTGTCGGCTTCCAGCTCACCGCGCTGATCGACGCGCCGAACGGCAACGGCACCGCCGAGCTGAAAGCCTCCGGCACCAACACCGAACTCACCGTGAAGTCGCTGCTGGTCGGCCAGGACCTGTACGCGCAGATCCCCGGCATCACCAAGGGCGACACCTGGACCCACCTCGACATGAGCCGGCTGCCGGACGGCGCGAACACCGGCCTGCGCCCCGGCCGGATCGACCCGGTCGACACCGCCCGGCTGATCAGCTCGACCACCGACGTGCACTCGACCGGCGCGCGCAGCTACGCAGGCACGGTGGATCTGACCCAGGCGACCGGCGTCGCCGGCCTCGACAAGGTGACCATCGAGGGGTACGGCCCGGCCGCTCAGCGGGTGCCGTTCACCGCCGGCCTCGACGAGCAGGGCCGCCTCTCCGCGCTGACGCTCCAGCTGCCGCAGTCGACGGTGCTCGAGGCGCTCTACACCGATTACGGCACAACGGTGACCGCCGCGCGCCCGCCGGCCGCCCAGGTCGTCGAGGCCCCGGAGGACGTTTACCGCGCCCTGGGCGGCTGACCCAGCGGCGTCCACAACGGAACGGTGTCCGGCCGGTTCTCCTCGATCCACGCGTCGATGCGGGCCCACCAGTCGTAGAGCCACTCGATGCGGTCCTGCTCACCGGCCGGCACCTCCTCCGGAGGCACACTCCAGAAACGCATCACCAACCGCTTGTCCATCGGCAGCTCGCGCCAGACGTCGGAGACGCTCAGCATCCGGTCCAGGCCGGTGTGCGCCACGAAGATGACCCCGGCGTCCGGCGCGGCCTCGATCGCGGCCAGCAGCCCGCCCGGTTTCGGCGGCAGCAGATTGCGCAGGCCCTCGGCCTTCACGGCCATGTCATGCAGGCCACGGGCCCGGAGCCGGGCGATGGCGCTGGTCCGGCGGCGCGGGGTGAAGTTGCCGCCCTCCGGGAAGATCACGAAGGCGTCGTTGTGGTCCAGGCCGGTGGCGAGGTCGCCGATCTGCTCCTCGAGAGTCGACGTGCCGGTCCGCCCCGGCGAGACGAACCGGTTGGGCAGCCGGTTGAGCAGCACGTCCACCGCCGGGTCCCACTGCAGCGTCGCCTTCAGGACGATCCGCGGCTCCCGGGCGAACCAGTTGACCAGCGCGTGGATCAGGGTGAACGAGTCACCCGGGCCGGCGTGCCGGCTCACCACGATCTCCGGGCGGCCGGGCTGCGCAGTGTCCGGGTCGGTGCCCACCACGTCGATCGCCAGGTGCAGCGACCAGCGGGCGAACCAGAACAGCGTACGAAGAAAATGCCCGGTGACCACGTAGTGCGCGCGCTGGAACGCGGCACTTCGGATCTTCCACCCGAAACCGGAGGCGACCCAGAGGACGGCGAGCACGATCAGCGCCACCGCGTCCCAGACCAGGTAGACGATGACCAGGAAGACCACCCGTGGCACCCGCAGCCGGCCAGGCATCAGCGGCGAGACGGCCAGCGCGATCAGCAGCCAGACCGGCAGGGTGGTGAGCAGCGCCGACGCGAGCAGCACGACGGCGGGAGCGATCAGCAGACGGCGTACCCAGACCGGCGGCAACCCCATCAACGACCACCCGCCTCCGGCAGCGGATGCACATTGGCCGCGAGGTAGCGACGGGACGCGGTGTACGCGCGACTGATCCGCCGGCCCACCGACGCCATGTCCCGGTACGCCCAAGGGGAGTCGTCCCGGCTCTCACCGCCACCGCTGGGAAGCACATGCACCCGTACATCGTCGGGCAACGAGGCAAGTTCCCGGGCGAACCGGTGCCGGCGGGCGATCTCGAACGCCACCTGAGCCACCTCCCACGGCCGGCGCGGAACGGCGAGCTGCCGCTCCACCCGGCCCACCTGGAGCACGAAGATCAGCTTCGCGCCGACCCGGACCGCCTCGCCGATCGGGATCGAGTTCACGATGCCACCGTCCACATAGTGCTCGCCACCGATCTCCATCGGCGGGAGCAGCCCGGGCACCGCGGAGGAGGCGAGCACCGCGTCGATCAGCGGCCCGCTGTCGAACCAGTGCTCGGCCGCCCGCTCGATGCTGGCCGCGCAACAGCGGAACGGGATCTTCAGATCGGCGAACGCGGCGCCCTCCCCGAGCTCGCCCTCCAGCAGCCGGCGCAGCGGACGCGGCGAGTGCAGATGGGTACGCGCGGCGAAGCGCCGCATCTGGCGGCCGAGCGAGTCGCCGTACACCGCGGCGGCCTCCGGCGACGTCCACAGCCGGACCAGGCGGTCGGTGACCGACTCGGCGGGATCGGCGGCGACGAGTGCGCCGTTGACCGCGCCGATCGACGTGCCCACGACGACGTCGGGGCGGAAGCCGGCCCGGAACAACGCCCGCAGCATCCCGACCTCGACGGCGCCGAGGACACCGCCGCCACCGAGCACGAACGCCACCGGACCGTCGACCATGTGTTCATCCTCCCACGATCTTGCGAGTCCGCCCCGGCGCCGGCGGTTGCCTTGACGCCGACGTCAAGGCATACCGTCGGAGCATGCTGATCGGAGAGCTGGCCGAACGGGCCGGTACCAGCCCGCGGACGCTGCGCTACTACGAGGAGCACGGGCTGGTCCGCCCCAGCCGGGACGGCAACGGCTACCGCCAGTACGACGACGCCGAGCTGCGTGTGGTGCACGAGATCCGTACGTTGCTCGCCGACGGTTTCGGCCTGGACGACATCAAGCCCTTCGTCGCCTGTCTGCGGGCCGGCAACGACGCCGGCCACGTGTGCCCCGACTCGGTGGCGGTGCTGCGCCGCCGGCTGGCCGAGGTGGACGACTACCTCGCCCGGCTCACCGAGGTGCGGGACCGGTTGCAGGACCAGCTGGGCCAAGCGCTCGACAACCGGGAGATCCGATGCCAGATGAATCCCTGACCGACGTCACCGACGACACCTTCGAAGCGGTCGTCAAGCAGTCACCGATCCCGGTGCTGGTCGACTTCTGGGCCGAGTGGTGCCCGCCCTGCCGCCCGATGGCGCAGGTCCTGGCCGAGCTCGCCGAGGAGTTCGACGGGCAG is part of the Actinoplanes sp. NBC_00393 genome and harbors:
- a CDS encoding 1-acyl-sn-glycerol-3-phosphate acyltransferase, which produces MGLPPVWVRRLLIAPAVVLLASALLTTLPVWLLIALAVSPLMPGRLRVPRVVFLVIVYLVWDAVALIVLAVLWVASGFGWKIRSAAFQRAHYVVTGHFLRTLFWFARWSLHLAIDVVGTDPDTAQPGRPEIVVSRHAGPGDSFTLIHALVNWFAREPRIVLKATLQWDPAVDVLLNRLPNRFVSPGRTGTSTLEEQIGDLATGLDHNDAFVIFPEGGNFTPRRRTSAIARLRARGLHDMAVKAEGLRNLLPPKPGGLLAAIEAAPDAGVIFVAHTGLDRMLSVSDVWRELPMDKRLVMRFWSVPPEEVPAGEQDRIEWLYDWWARIDAWIEENRPDTVPLWTPLGQPPRAR
- a CDS encoding patatin-like phospholipase family protein, which gives rise to MVDGPVAFVLGGGGVLGAVEVGMLRALFRAGFRPDVVVGTSIGAVNGALVAADPAESVTDRLVRLWTSPEAAAVYGDSLGRQMRRFAARTHLHSPRPLRRLLEGELGEGAAFADLKIPFRCCAASIERAAEHWFDSGPLIDAVLASSAVPGLLPPMEIGGEHYVDGGIVNSIPIGEAVRVGAKLIFVLQVGRVERQLAVPRRPWEVAQVAFEIARRHRFARELASLPDDVRVHVLPSGGGESRDDSPWAYRDMASVGRRISRAYTASRRYLAANVHPLPEAGGR
- a CDS encoding MerR family transcriptional regulator translates to MLIGELAERAGTSPRTLRYYEEHGLVRPSRDGNGYRQYDDAELRVVHEIRTLLADGFGLDDIKPFVACLRAGNDAGHVCPDSVAVLRRRLAEVDDYLARLTEVRDRLQDQLGQALDNREIRCQMNP